One Halalkalicoccus sp. NIPERK01 genomic region harbors:
- a CDS encoding nitric-oxide reductase large subunit yields the protein MRLTRYLPNTGPFGGDDPASAGDPLTTFVRDRLGVDTADRLPTRARLLARERALDAVDRGLERYGDELGADPRDRAVEAFLYRYDLDERRLDDRTVEAIRDRQTTAIAEELFEGIAELSERSGSEVEKEGDRSLMGLLSGLDVADLSGERSADAFGGVLDRDAVETGHRLERALEELTRSFDGASGEDGTRADARSAVTATVAALAATNGGTALPLDRGVAGAVATLLGAGGEEGAVPPIERLIVELLPRLSSALRDDEGGFDPRSGMTGSKTLVALFVANLVAMGLGAWLSYRNAPPIPEEFRGPDGDVVVTAEQVRAGKRAFQANGLMNHGSILGNGSYFGVDLTADALDLKAEYMREYYARERGADSIEGLADDERAAVERRVERELDAEAPEGAVARYSAAEAYAHRRIREEYVERYYEGEPERGVPAEFVASREQAARIGDFACWTAWMAHTDRPNAAHSYTNDWPYVPGTGNRPTGQVLVWSTISVVLLVAGGGLGVWAYHAIDFAEPTTEAIEIPSPDSVSITPAQYAAAWYVPVAGALFVVQALAGALLAHYYVERTGFFGLGDALGIELVSLLPFATVRTWHINLAVLWITTLWLAGGLFLPGLFSDRDPPWQAAGTTALLGLLVAATVGAFVGVWLGTHGKFGSPEESDLWWWLGSEGLEYLEVGRLWKLLLLVGFVGWTGLVIRGVRRVEDSPTGLGHFMAYAGGSIALLFAASMLYTPDTNIAVTEFWRWWVVHMWVEGVFEFFVTAVVAVALVSMELVERGDAEKAILFEVFAIMGAGIVGVSHHYWWVGLPDFWVPLGTTFSTLEFVPLVFVLYRSLGEYRSLRAQGEAFPYTIPFLFIIASSVWNFVGGGVLGFFINLPVINYYEHGTYLTVAHAHAATFGAFGLLALGLGTYILRVVTPEEAWDPTWFRGAFWLTNVGLAIMTVASLLPVGFVQLQAAYTEGYAAARSLEFYERPRVRALLWARTLGDTPTILGALAFTVGAVKHLAAARTNRSKGTKPAVA from the coding sequence ATGAGACTCACGAGATACCTTCCGAACACAGGCCCCTTCGGGGGCGACGATCCCGCTTCCGCGGGGGACCCGTTGACGACCTTCGTACGCGACCGGCTCGGTGTCGACACGGCCGACCGACTTCCGACGCGGGCCCGTCTGCTCGCGCGCGAACGGGCGCTCGATGCCGTCGATCGGGGCCTCGAACGCTACGGCGACGAACTCGGCGCGGACCCCCGGGATCGGGCCGTCGAGGCGTTCCTGTATCGGTACGACTTGGACGAGAGACGCCTCGACGATCGGACCGTCGAGGCGATCCGGGACCGCCAGACCACCGCGATCGCCGAGGAACTGTTCGAGGGGATCGCGGAACTCTCGGAGCGATCCGGTTCCGAAGTCGAAAAGGAGGGGGACCGTTCGCTGATGGGACTTCTCTCCGGGCTGGACGTCGCCGACCTGAGCGGGGAACGGTCCGCCGACGCCTTCGGGGGGGTTCTCGACCGCGATGCCGTCGAGACCGGCCACCGACTCGAACGGGCGCTCGAGGAACTCACCCGGTCGTTCGATGGGGCGAGCGGGGAAGATGGAACGAGGGCCGACGCCAGATCGGCCGTGACGGCGACGGTCGCGGCGCTCGCGGCCACGAACGGGGGGACGGCCCTCCCGCTCGATCGGGGAGTGGCCGGGGCGGTAGCGACCCTGCTGGGAGCGGGCGGCGAAGAGGGGGCGGTCCCGCCGATCGAACGGCTGATCGTCGAGTTGCTGCCACGCCTATCGAGCGCGCTTCGAGACGACGAGGGCGGGTTCGACCCTCGCTCGGGGATGACGGGGTCGAAGACGCTCGTGGCGCTGTTCGTCGCCAACCTCGTGGCGATGGGGCTCGGGGCGTGGCTCTCGTATCGAAACGCGCCGCCGATCCCCGAGGAGTTCCGTGGTCCCGACGGCGACGTCGTCGTCACCGCCGAACAGGTGCGCGCCGGCAAGCGGGCGTTCCAGGCGAACGGCCTCATGAACCACGGGTCGATCCTCGGCAACGGCTCCTATTTCGGGGTCGATCTCACCGCCGACGCGCTGGACCTGAAGGCCGAGTACATGCGCGAGTACTACGCCCGCGAACGCGGGGCCGATTCTATCGAGGGCCTCGCGGACGACGAGCGGGCCGCCGTCGAGCGCCGGGTCGAGCGGGAACTCGACGCCGAGGCGCCCGAGGGGGCGGTCGCCCGGTATTCGGCGGCCGAAGCCTACGCCCACCGCCGGATCCGCGAGGAGTACGTCGAGCGGTACTACGAAGGGGAACCCGAGCGGGGGGTCCCGGCGGAGTTCGTCGCCAGCCGGGAGCAGGCCGCCCGGATCGGCGACTTCGCGTGCTGGACCGCCTGGATGGCCCACACCGACAGGCCGAACGCGGCCCATTCGTATACGAACGACTGGCCCTACGTGCCCGGGACCGGCAACCGCCCGACGGGACAGGTGCTCGTCTGGAGCACGATCAGCGTCGTGCTGCTCGTCGCCGGCGGCGGCCTCGGGGTGTGGGCCTATCACGCCATCGACTTCGCCGAGCCGACGACCGAGGCGATCGAGATCCCCTCGCCCGATTCGGTGTCGATCACCCCGGCGCAGTACGCCGCCGCGTGGTACGTCCCCGTCGCCGGCGCGCTGTTCGTCGTTCAGGCGCTCGCCGGGGCGCTTCTGGCCCACTACTACGTCGAGCGCACCGGTTTCTTCGGCCTCGGCGATGCGCTCGGGATCGAACTCGTCTCGCTGCTGCCGTTCGCGACGGTCCGGACCTGGCACATCAACCTCGCGGTGCTCTGGATCACGACGCTGTGGCTCGCGGGCGGCCTGTTCCTCCCGGGGCTGTTCAGTGACCGCGACCCGCCGTGGCAGGCCGCGGGAACGACCGCACTGTTGGGTCTGCTCGTCGCCGCGACCGTCGGTGCGTTCGTGGGCGTCTGGCTCGGCACCCACGGGAAGTTCGGTTCGCCCGAGGAGAGCGACCTCTGGTGGTGGCTCGGTTCGGAGGGCCTCGAATACCTCGAGGTCGGCCGGCTCTGGAAACTCCTCCTACTGGTCGGCTTCGTCGGCTGGACCGGGCTTGTGATCCGGGGCGTGCGCCGGGTCGAGGACTCCCCGACCGGCCTCGGGCACTTCATGGCGTACGCGGGCGGTTCGATCGCGCTGCTGTTCGCCGCGAGCATGCTCTACACCCCCGACACCAACATCGCGGTCACGGAGTTCTGGCGCTGGTGGGTCGTCCACATGTGGGTCGAGGGCGTCTTCGAGTTCTTCGTGACCGCCGTTGTCGCGGTCGCGCTGGTCTCGATGGAACTCGTCGAACGGGGCGACGCCGAGAAGGCGATCCTCTTCGAGGTGTTCGCGATCATGGGCGCGGGCATCGTCGGCGTCTCGCACCACTACTGGTGGGTCGGCCTGCCCGACTTCTGGGTGCCCCTCGGAACGACGTTCTCGACCTTAGAGTTCGTCCCGCTGGTGTTCGTCCTCTACCGGAGCCTCGGCGAGTACCGCTCGCTGCGCGCACAGGGCGAGGCGTTCCCGTATACGATCCCGTTCCTGTTCATCATCGCCAGCAGCGTCTGGAACTTCGTCGGCGGCGGCGTGCTCGGGTTCTTCATCAACCTGCCGGTGATCAACTACTACGAACACGGCACCTACCTGACCGTGGCCCACGCCCACGCGGCGACGTTCGGCGCGTTCGGCCTGCTCGCGCTCGGGCTTGGAACCTATATCCTGCGGGTGGTCACGCCCGAGGAGGCGTGGGACCCGACGTGGTTCCGGGGGGCGTTCTGGCTGACGAACGTCGGACTCGCGATCATGACCGTCGCGTCGTTGCTCCCGGTCGGGTTCGTCCAGTTGCAAGCGGCCTACACCGAGGGGTACGCCGCCGCACGGAGCCTCGAGTTCTACGAGCGGCCACGGGTGAGGGCGCTGTTGTGGGCGCGGACGCTCGGGGACACGCCGACGATCCTCGGGGCGCTCGCGTTCACCGTTGGGGCCGTCAAACACCTCGCGGCGGCTCGGACGAACCGAAGCAAGGGGACGAAGCCGGCCGTCGCGTAG
- a CDS encoding CapA family protein has product MTLRIGLTGDVMLGRLVDERQRRRPVEAVWGDLLDRLRSSDALFVNLECCLSTRGEPWRRTHRPFHFRADPGWAIPALERAGVDACALANNHVLDFETVGLCDTLDELDDAGIAHAGAGRTLDEALEPAFVTVGDRTIAFVSFTDNTPEYAAAETSPGTAFIEIDVNDAETRSSVSEALCRARRGDPDLVVASLHWGPNMVERPPDSFRRFARWLLDEGVDVVHGHSAHVFHGIEIHDGKPCLYDTGDFVDDYAVDARLRNDRSFLFELTVTVDGRVSELRLLPTEIDDYAVHEATLEAAEWSRARMRELSSEFATAFERDGEELVLTLDG; this is encoded by the coding sequence ATGACGCTCCGGATCGGACTGACCGGCGACGTGATGCTCGGCCGTCTCGTCGACGAGCGCCAGCGGCGTCGACCCGTCGAGGCGGTGTGGGGGGACCTGCTGGACCGCCTTCGCTCCTCTGACGCGCTGTTCGTCAACCTCGAGTGCTGCCTGTCGACGCGAGGGGAGCCGTGGCGACGGACGCATCGACCGTTCCACTTCCGGGCGGATCCGGGCTGGGCGATCCCCGCGCTCGAACGCGCCGGGGTCGACGCCTGTGCGCTCGCGAACAACCACGTACTCGACTTCGAGACGGTGGGGCTGTGCGACACTCTCGACGAACTCGACGACGCGGGCATCGCTCACGCCGGCGCCGGGCGGACGCTCGACGAGGCGCTGGAACCCGCGTTCGTCACGGTCGGGGACCGTACGATCGCGTTCGTCTCGTTCACCGACAACACCCCCGAGTACGCCGCCGCCGAAACCTCGCCCGGGACGGCGTTCATCGAGATCGACGTCAACGACGCCGAGACGCGTTCGAGCGTCTCCGAGGCGCTCTGTCGCGCCCGGAGGGGGGATCCCGACCTGGTGGTCGCCTCGCTTCACTGGGGGCCGAACATGGTCGAGCGACCGCCCGACTCGTTCAGGCGGTTCGCCCGGTGGCTCCTCGACGAGGGCGTCGACGTCGTTCACGGTCACAGCGCACACGTCTTCCACGGGATCGAGATACACGACGGGAAGCCCTGTCTGTACGACACGGGCGACTTCGTCGACGATTACGCGGTCGACGCCCGCCTCCGCAACGACCGGAGCTTCCTGTTCGAACTGACCGTGACCGTCGACGGGCGAGTGAGCGAACTCCGCCTGCTCCCGACCGAGATCGACGACTACGCGGTTCACGAGGCGACCCTCGAGGCGGCCGAGTGGAGCCGAGCACGGATGCGCGAGCTCTCGTCGGAGTTCGCAACGGCGTTCGAGCGGGACGGTGAGGAACTCGTCCTGACGCTCGACGGCTGA
- a CDS encoding phosphoribosyltransferase: MFADRTDAGERLAAAVTGRNVGADVVLAIPRGGLPLGRIVADDLGVPLDVVVAKKIGAPGNPELAIGAVASDGSVWLNDEIIARLSVDEGYVDRQREAVATAAREKADRYREGREPIALEGKRVLVVDDGVATGATTRACLRRVRNAGAAHVTLAVPVGSPEAIEHLRDEADTVVCVETPAWFGAVGQFYRSFEQVPDTEAMGYLDPDGSGAE; this comes from the coding sequence ATGTTCGCTGACCGAACCGACGCCGGAGAACGCCTCGCGGCCGCAGTGACGGGACGAAACGTCGGCGCGGACGTCGTCCTCGCCATCCCTCGTGGCGGACTCCCGCTCGGCCGAATCGTCGCCGACGACCTCGGCGTCCCCCTCGACGTCGTCGTCGCGAAGAAGATCGGTGCGCCCGGGAACCCCGAACTGGCGATCGGCGCCGTCGCGAGCGACGGGTCCGTCTGGCTCAACGACGAGATCATCGCCCGACTCTCGGTCGACGAGGGATACGTCGACCGGCAGCGAGAAGCGGTGGCGACGGCGGCGAGGGAGAAAGCGGATCGGTACCGGGAGGGGCGCGAACCGATCGCCCTCGAGGGAAAACGGGTGCTCGTCGTCGACGACGGCGTCGCGACCGGTGCGACGACCCGCGCGTGTCTTCGACGCGTCCGCAACGCCGGCGCCGCGCACGTGACGCTCGCGGTACCCGTCGGATCGCCGGAGGCGATCGAGCACCTCCGCGACGAGGCCGACACCGTCGTCTGCGTCGAGACGCCGGCGTGGTTCGGCGCAGTCGGCCAGTTCTACCGGTCGTTCGAACAGGTCCCGGACACGGAGGCGATGGGATACCTCGACCCCGACGGATCGGGGGCTGAATGA
- the fmdA gene encoding formamidase: MPETVFEVDVDAPPDEQPDPIVNRWHPDIPAAATVEPGEKFRVECLDWTGNQVENSDNANDIRDMRLDPNHHLTGPIEIAGAQPGDVLVVDVLDLGPFPDNEWGFTGIFELDNGGGFLTDHFPDAAKAIWEFDGVHTHSRHIEGVHFPGCVHPGIIGTCPSHELLAEWNERERELIEKGPESPEGVNHETGDDQPPLALPPEPNEVMLGAMDDDRVEEAAKEAARTIPPRENAGNCDIKNLGRGSRVYLPVFVEGAKLIVGDLHFSQGDGEITFCGAIEMAGWLDLKVDVIEDGMEKLKTDHAIFKPGYQDPDFSSYVVFEGYSVDEDGTQHYKNANVGMRRACLDAIDYLTNFGYTREQAYVILSTVPVESRIAGIVDLPNTCVTVSIPNEVFEFDIDPDKLWDGPDTADRSDVAKPT; this comes from the coding sequence ATGCCAGAGACCGTCTTCGAGGTCGACGTGGACGCACCACCCGACGAGCAACCGGACCCGATCGTCAACCGGTGGCATCCGGACATCCCGGCGGCGGCGACCGTCGAGCCCGGCGAGAAGTTCCGCGTCGAGTGTCTCGACTGGACCGGCAATCAGGTGGAGAACAGCGATAACGCCAACGACATCCGCGACATGCGACTCGATCCCAACCACCACCTCACCGGCCCGATCGAGATCGCGGGGGCGCAACCGGGCGACGTCCTCGTCGTCGACGTCCTCGATCTCGGCCCCTTCCCGGACAACGAGTGGGGCTTTACGGGTATCTTCGAGCTGGACAACGGCGGAGGCTTTCTCACCGACCACTTCCCGGACGCCGCGAAGGCGATCTGGGAGTTCGACGGCGTCCACACCCACTCGCGTCACATCGAGGGCGTCCACTTCCCGGGCTGTGTCCACCCCGGCATCATCGGCACGTGCCCCTCACACGAACTGCTCGCCGAGTGGAACGAGCGCGAGCGGGAGCTGATCGAGAAGGGGCCCGAGTCCCCGGAGGGAGTCAACCACGAGACGGGCGACGACCAGCCACCGCTCGCACTCCCGCCGGAGCCAAACGAGGTCATGCTGGGTGCGATGGACGACGACCGAGTGGAGGAGGCCGCGAAGGAAGCCGCCCGGACGATTCCACCCCGGGAGAACGCGGGCAACTGCGACATCAAGAACCTCGGCCGGGGCTCGCGGGTGTACCTCCCAGTGTTCGTCGAGGGGGCGAAACTCATCGTCGGCGACCTGCACTTCTCGCAGGGCGATGGCGAGATCACGTTCTGTGGGGCCATCGAGATGGCGGGCTGGCTCGACCTGAAGGTCGACGTCATCGAGGACGGAATGGAGAAGCTCAAGACGGATCACGCGATCTTCAAGCCGGGCTATCAGGACCCCGACTTCTCGAGTTACGTGGTGTTCGAGGGCTACTCGGTCGACGAGGACGGCACCCAGCACTACAAGAACGCGAACGTCGGCATGCGCCGTGCGTGTCTGGACGCGATCGACTACCTGACCAACTTCGGCTACACCCGCGAGCAGGCGTACGTGATCCTGAGTACGGTGCCCGTCGAGAGCCGCATCGCCGGCATCGTCGACCTCCCGAACACGTGCGTCACGGTCTCGATCCCGAACGAGGTCTTCGAGTTCGACATCGATCCCGACAAGCTCTGGGACGGGCCGGACACCGCCGATCGCAGTGACGTCGCGAAACCGACCTAG
- the fmdA gene encoding formamidase: MPETVIDVDVEAPVDEQPTAVHNRWHPDIPSVVTVDPGDRVRVECLDWTGGQITDDDNANEVRDVNLEEVHYLSGPIEVAGAEPGDLLVMDILDIGALNERWEYGFTGIFSQQNGGGFLTDHFPDAAKAIWDLYGTKTSSRHIPGVRFEGKIHPGLVGTAPSQELLEAWNDREQALMDRHAEDPESIPNHPTGEENPPVANPPETDAALMGEMDDDEAEAAAQEAARTVPPRENGGNCDIKDLSLGTRVYFPVFVEGGKLSMGDIHFSQGDGEITFCGAIEMAGYLDVELDLIKDGMNTYGIDHPIFEPGHRGPTFEDYVVFEGYSVTEDGEQHYIDPHVAYRRAALEAIEYLKKFGYTGEQAYMLLSTVPVEGRQSGMVDIPNACSTLAIPKDVFEFDISPTGLGESADRGQVAITDDPLGN, from the coding sequence ATGCCAGAGACCGTGATAGACGTCGACGTCGAGGCCCCGGTGGACGAACAGCCGACCGCGGTCCACAACCGGTGGCACCCGGACATCCCATCGGTCGTAACGGTCGACCCGGGGGATCGGGTCCGTGTCGAGTGTCTCGACTGGACGGGCGGCCAGATCACCGACGACGACAACGCGAACGAGGTGCGGGACGTGAACCTCGAGGAGGTCCACTACCTGAGTGGGCCGATCGAGGTCGCGGGCGCGGAGCCCGGGGACCTCTTGGTGATGGACATCCTCGACATCGGCGCGCTCAACGAGCGCTGGGAGTACGGCTTTACGGGTATCTTCTCCCAACAGAACGGCGGTGGCTTCCTCACCGACCACTTCCCGGACGCCGCGAAGGCGATCTGGGACCTCTACGGGACGAAAACGAGTTCCAGACACATCCCCGGCGTGCGCTTCGAGGGGAAGATCCACCCGGGGCTGGTCGGAACCGCGCCCTCACAGGAACTGCTCGAGGCGTGGAACGACCGCGAGCAGGCGCTCATGGATCGCCACGCCGAGGACCCCGAATCGATCCCGAACCACCCGACGGGCGAGGAGAACCCGCCCGTCGCGAACCCGCCGGAGACGGACGCGGCGCTCATGGGCGAGATGGACGACGACGAGGCCGAGGCGGCCGCCCAAGAGGCCGCCCGGACGGTTCCACCGCGCGAGAACGGCGGCAACTGCGACATCAAGGACCTCTCGCTGGGCACCCGCGTGTACTTCCCGGTGTTCGTCGAGGGCGGGAAGCTCTCGATGGGCGACATCCACTTCTCGCAGGGCGACGGCGAGATCACGTTCTGCGGGGCGATCGAGATGGCGGGCTATCTCGACGTCGAACTCGACCTGATCAAGGACGGGATGAACACGTACGGCATCGACCACCCGATCTTCGAACCCGGTCACCGTGGCCCCACCTTCGAGGACTACGTCGTCTTCGAGGGCTACTCCGTAACCGAGGACGGCGAGCAACACTACATCGACCCGCACGTGGCCTATCGACGTGCCGCCCTCGAAGCCATCGAGTACCTGAAGAAGTTCGGCTACACCGGCGAGCAGGCCTACATGCTGCTTTCGACCGTGCCGGTCGAGGGACGCCAGAGCGGGATGGTCGACATCCCCAACGCCTGTTCGACGCTCGCGATTCCGAAGGACGTCTTCGAGTTCGACATCAGTCCCACGGGGCTGGGCGAGTCGGCGGACCGCGGTCAGGTCGCGATAACCGACGATCCGCTCGGGAACTGA
- the thsA gene encoding thermosome subunit alpha — protein sequence MGTTRLDEELDRLQDRDAQQFNIDAGVAIADLVRTTLGPKGLDKMLVDAGRIVVTNDGASILDRIAIDHPTAKVFVATAANQNAHVGDGATTAVIVAAELLRNATGLLDRGIHPTAITNGYQLALNHVTEMLAATAIGVDRDDTHTLERTVRAAVTGKWDVRAARRFAALAVRAGTAVEVDGRIDPDRLTLKSYPGGSLADSRLVSGLAIDLVSSSTTLVSPDAQLPTVFEDAGIALIDDQLTIETASAVSRVRFDGPDQRAAFTRYEDDVYTGYVTDLIDAGVDIVFCQKSIDDRVRSMLAKAGVVPVERTRQDELHKLARTTGAKPVRSTAELDSRTVGRATTVERRRLNATEVVVVRTAETEQHSLLLRGGTEHVADETKRVFETCLRNLAALLDDPRVVPGGGAPEVELASRLRSHAEGIDGREQFAVLAFADALERVPGTLASTAGMDPIDTVLELRTEHDRGNRHAGIDVTSRRIEDLAERGVFDPLRVRQRAFESATEAATLLLRVDDVVAAKRSDDGPDQLGQHGHDHGHGTSGDAGGYPWAIGH from the coding sequence ATGGGGACGACGCGGCTCGACGAGGAACTCGATCGGCTCCAGGACCGTGACGCCCAGCAGTTCAACATCGACGCGGGCGTCGCTATCGCGGATCTGGTTCGGACGACGCTGGGCCCGAAGGGGCTCGACAAGATGCTCGTCGACGCCGGGCGGATCGTCGTCACGAACGACGGGGCCAGTATCCTCGACCGGATCGCGATCGATCACCCGACCGCGAAGGTGTTCGTGGCGACGGCGGCGAACCAGAACGCGCACGTCGGCGACGGGGCAACGACCGCGGTGATCGTCGCCGCCGAACTCCTCCGGAACGCGACCGGGTTGCTCGATCGCGGGATCCACCCGACCGCGATAACCAACGGCTACCAACTGGCCCTGAACCACGTGACGGAGATGCTAGCGGCGACCGCGATCGGGGTGGATCGAGACGATACACACACGCTGGAACGAACCGTACGGGCGGCAGTCACCGGGAAATGGGACGTGCGTGCGGCGAGGCGGTTCGCGGCGTTGGCCGTGCGAGCGGGTACCGCCGTGGAGGTCGACGGCCGCATCGATCCCGATCGGTTGACGCTGAAATCCTACCCCGGCGGTTCGCTCGCGGATTCACGGCTCGTCTCGGGCCTGGCGATCGATCTGGTGAGTTCCTCTACGACGCTCGTCTCGCCCGACGCCCAACTCCCGACCGTCTTCGAGGACGCGGGGATCGCCCTGATCGACGACCAACTGACCATCGAGACGGCATCGGCCGTCTCACGGGTTCGCTTCGACGGCCCGGACCAACGGGCGGCGTTCACCCGGTACGAGGACGACGTCTATACGGGGTACGTGACCGACCTGATCGACGCCGGGGTCGACATCGTCTTCTGTCAGAAATCGATCGACGACCGGGTCCGCTCGATGCTGGCGAAAGCGGGCGTCGTTCCGGTCGAGCGCACGCGTCAGGACGAACTGCACAAACTCGCCCGGACGACCGGGGCGAAACCGGTTCGATCCACGGCCGAACTCGATTCGCGGACGGTCGGACGGGCAACGACCGTCGAGCGGCGACGACTCAACGCGACGGAGGTCGTCGTCGTCCGGACCGCCGAAACGGAGCAGCACTCGCTGCTCCTGCGTGGCGGCACCGAGCACGTCGCCGACGAGACGAAACGGGTCTTCGAGACGTGTCTCCGGAACCTCGCGGCTCTGCTGGACGATCCGCGGGTCGTTCCGGGCGGCGGCGCGCCCGAGGTCGAACTGGCGTCCCGCCTGCGATCGCACGCCGAGGGGATAGACGGCCGCGAGCAGTTTGCGGTCCTCGCCTTCGCGGATGCGCTCGAACGCGTTCCGGGGACGCTCGCCAGCACCGCGGGGATGGATCCCATCGATACGGTGCTCGAACTACGAACCGAACACGACCGGGGCAACCGCCATGCCGGAATCGACGTGACGTCGCGTCGAATCGAGGACCTGGCCGAACGGGGGGTCTTCGACCCGCTCCGCGTCCGGCAGCGGGCGTTCGAGAGCGCCACCGAAGCGGCGACGCTCCTCTTGCGGGTGGATGACGTGGTCGCGGCCAAGCGGTCGGACGACGGCCCCGACCAGCTGGGCCAGCACGGCCACGACCACGGCCACGGCACGAGCGGGGACGCCGGCGGATACCCGTGGGCGATCGGCCACTGA
- a CDS encoding DUF5786 family protein, translating into MGTFDHEEYERREKMIHAVDAAENYRRTGFEGHIEYVGDESVAELLARLKELRENR; encoded by the coding sequence ATGGGAACGTTCGATCACGAGGAGTACGAGCGTCGCGAAAAGATGATACACGCCGTCGATGCGGCCGAGAACTACCGACGGACGGGGTTCGAGGGCCACATCGAGTACGTCGGCGACGAGTCGGTCGCGGAACTCCTCGCCCGGTTGAAGGAACTGCGAGAGAACCGGTAG
- a CDS encoding MFS transporter, producing the protein MRWQYNYTVLGLCTAAFLVTMAARLAVSPLIPDIATEFGVSYGVIGLALTGMWLAYGLTQFPSGVLADRYGERRVILVSIAGTSAMVLLVAGAPTFGLFVVGTILMGSVAGLHYSVATTLFARIFSDVGMPIGIHNTGGTLAGLLTPVVVVWAAVSLGWRGGIAIVAAVGIPVALLFAWHVRPTPPQRPDGSIREQVQVSYFVSLLSRPTIAFTVLIAVLTEFVWQAVSSFLPTFLIIHRGLSESLAAAVFSVYFVALSIGSIGVGAAADRVGNDRTIGASMLVAVAGITSLIVGPGLTAVAVGAVLLGIGMGFSPAVFPRFLDEFSEAERNASFGLVRSVYMILASLGSVVTGGVADLFGWVPAFGFLAAVLGVVIVGLVGNRAFDLGY; encoded by the coding sequence ATGCGTTGGCAATACAACTACACTGTCCTCGGCCTCTGTACTGCGGCCTTTCTGGTAACGATGGCCGCTCGGCTGGCGGTCAGTCCCCTCATTCCGGACATCGCCACCGAGTTCGGCGTCTCCTACGGGGTGATCGGTCTCGCCCTCACCGGCATGTGGCTCGCGTACGGGTTGACGCAGTTTCCGAGCGGCGTCCTCGCGGACCGATACGGCGAGCGTCGCGTCATTCTCGTGTCGATTGCCGGTACCTCGGCTATGGTGTTGCTGGTGGCCGGTGCTCCGACCTTCGGCCTCTTCGTCGTTGGCACCATCCTCATGGGGTCCGTGGCGGGGTTGCATTATAGCGTGGCGACGACGCTGTTCGCCCGGATTTTCAGCGATGTCGGGATGCCGATCGGAATTCATAACACGGGTGGCACCCTCGCTGGGCTCCTCACCCCCGTCGTCGTCGTGTGGGCCGCCGTCTCTCTCGGCTGGCGGGGTGGAATCGCGATCGTGGCCGCCGTGGGGATCCCGGTCGCGCTCCTCTTCGCCTGGCACGTCAGGCCGACGCCCCCACAACGACCGGACGGATCGATCCGAGAACAGGTCCAGGTGTCGTACTTCGTATCGTTGCTCTCCCGGCCGACCATCGCGTTCACGGTACTCATCGCCGTTCTGACGGAGTTCGTCTGGCAAGCCGTCTCCTCGTTCCTCCCCACATTTCTGATCATCCACCGGGGGCTTTCCGAGTCACTGGCCGCCGCCGTGTTCTCCGTGTACTTCGTCGCGCTCAGTATCGGGTCGATCGGTGTCGGGGCGGCTGCCGACCGAGTCGGCAACGATCGCACCATCGGAGCCAGCATGCTGGTCGCCGTGGCCGGAATCACGAGCCTGATCGTCGGACCTGGACTCACTGCCGTGGCCGTCGGGGCCGTCCTCCTCGGGATCGGGATGGGGTTCAGCCCGGCCGTCTTCCCCCGGTTTCTCGACGAATTTAGCGAGGCGGAGCGGAACGCGAGCTTCGGCCTCGTCCGATCGGTCTACATGATACTCGCGTCTCTCGGATCGGTGGTGACCGGCGGGGTGGCTGACCTGTTCGGGTGGGTTCCGGCCTTCGGATTCCTGGCCGCAGTGCTCGGGGTGGTTATCGTCGGTCTGGTGGGCAATCGGGCGTTCGACCTCGGGTACTGA
- a CDS encoding AmiS/UreI family transporter, whose protein sequence is MPYGILGMGLLFVGAVLIVNGIWLLGRATGDDVAILNFFVGALTFLIAMWWAFGELWAFGEYRTADAFNAAGTLLFSFTYLWVGANAIRGIEDQRSFGWYCAFVAAIAAPTGYIVFTAGDVGLAGLWWIWAILWTAFFVLLGLELDEYTTPIAWYTVVVGILTAVAGFAMAGGWWPWA, encoded by the coding sequence ATGCCATACGGAATACTGGGGATGGGGCTGCTCTTCGTCGGAGCCGTACTGATCGTCAACGGGATCTGGTTGCTGGGTCGGGCGACGGGCGACGACGTCGCGATCCTGAACTTCTTCGTCGGCGCGCTCACCTTCCTGATCGCGATGTGGTGGGCGTTCGGGGAGCTATGGGCGTTCGGCGAGTACCGGACCGCCGACGCGTTCAACGCCGCCGGGACGCTGTTGTTCTCGTTCACGTACCTCTGGGTCGGCGCGAACGCGATCCGAGGGATCGAGGATCAACGCTCCTTCGGCTGGTACTGTGCGTTCGTGGCCGCCATCGCGGCACCGACCGGCTACATCGTCTTCACGGCGGGCGACGTCGGGCTCGCGGGTCTGTGGTGGATCTGGGCGATCCTCTGGACGGCCTTTTTCGTCCTCCTGGGCCTCGAACTCGACGAGTACACGACGCCGATCGCCTGGTACACCGTCGTCGTCGGCATCCTGACGGCGGTCGCCGGGTTCGCGATGGCGGGTGGCTGGTGGCCGTGGGCGTGA